A genomic window from Sphingomonas taxi includes:
- a CDS encoding MFS transporter, translated as MSVASAHSGSLERDARAVNTQGDHEVHPGEIAIGVIIGRTSEFFDFFCYAIASVIVFPALVFPYVDRLTGTLYSFALFPLAFIARPIGTQIFMWVDREHGRGTKLTIALFLLGTSTVSLAFLPGYAEVGVWSAILLAAFRIGQGLALGGAWDGLASLLALNAPPEKRGWYAMVPQLGAPLGLIVASALFAFLLANMEGIDFLSWGWRYPFFVAFALNVVALFARLRIVVTPEYSRLFETRELTPSRVTATVKAQWRNIVIGAFAPLASFALFHMVTVFPLSWIALYTNEDIARFLGIEIIGAFFGLGAVVISGLLADRIGRRSVLGYTAAAIAVFSGFAPQLLAGGDAGELAFMIGGFVLLGLSFGQSSGAVTNNFPKRARYTGAALTSDLAWLFGAGFAPLAALVLASQFGLLAAGGYLLSGAFATLVALGLNKELARRLD; from the coding sequence ATGTCAGTGGCTTCCGCCCATTCCGGATCGCTCGAACGCGATGCACGTGCCGTCAACACGCAGGGGGACCATGAGGTCCACCCGGGTGAGATCGCGATCGGCGTCATCATCGGGCGCACGTCGGAATTCTTCGACTTCTTCTGCTATGCGATCGCCTCGGTCATCGTCTTTCCGGCGCTGGTCTTCCCGTACGTCGACCGGCTGACCGGCACGCTCTATTCGTTCGCGCTGTTCCCGCTGGCGTTCATCGCCCGCCCGATCGGCACGCAGATCTTCATGTGGGTCGATCGCGAACACGGCCGCGGCACCAAGCTGACGATCGCGCTGTTCCTGCTCGGCACCTCGACCGTGTCGCTCGCCTTCCTGCCCGGCTATGCCGAGGTCGGCGTGTGGTCGGCGATCCTGCTCGCCGCCTTTCGCATCGGCCAGGGCCTCGCGCTCGGTGGTGCCTGGGACGGTCTCGCCTCGCTGCTCGCGCTCAACGCGCCGCCGGAGAAGCGTGGCTGGTATGCGATGGTGCCGCAGCTCGGTGCGCCGCTCGGGCTGATCGTGGCGAGCGCCTTGTTCGCCTTCCTGCTCGCCAACATGGAGGGCATCGACTTCCTGTCGTGGGGCTGGCGCTATCCGTTCTTCGTCGCCTTCGCGCTCAACGTGGTGGCGCTGTTCGCGCGGCTGCGCATCGTCGTGACGCCGGAATACAGCCGGCTGTTCGAGACGCGCGAGCTTACCCCCTCGCGCGTCACCGCGACGGTCAAGGCGCAGTGGCGCAACATCGTCATCGGCGCGTTCGCGCCGCTCGCCAGCTTCGCGCTGTTCCATATGGTGACGGTGTTCCCGCTGTCGTGGATCGCGCTCTACACCAACGAGGATATCGCGCGCTTCCTGGGGATCGAGATCATCGGCGCCTTCTTCGGGCTCGGCGCGGTGGTGATTTCGGGCCTGCTCGCCGACCGGATCGGGCGGCGTTCGGTGCTCGGCTATACCGCGGCGGCGATCGCGGTGTTCAGCGGCTTCGCGCCGCAGCTGCTCGCCGGGGGCGATGCGGGCGAGCTGGCGTTCATGATCGGCGGCTTCGTGCTGCTCGGCCTGTCGTTCGGCCAGTCGTCGGGCGCGGTGACCAACAATTTCCCCAAGCGGGCGCGCTATACCGGTGCGGCGCTGACGTCGGACCTCGCGTGGCTGTTCGGCGCGGGCTTCGCGCCGCTCGCCGCGCTGGTGCTGGCGAGCCAGTTCGGGCTGCTGGCGGCGGGCGGGTACCTGCTGTCGGGCGCGTTCGCGACGCTGGTGGCGCTGGGGCTCAACAAGGAGCTGGCGCGGCGGCTGGATTGA